The Gimibacter soli genome includes a region encoding these proteins:
- a CDS encoding tetratricopeptide repeat-containing sulfotransferase family protein: MHPALKPIDDMLRRRDIAGAAAGLEAFMARSPDVAEAHLMAGRLAQMQADFTRMRDAAGQAERLAPGHPVASLMGIEARIHLGEIAEAAERLAQMEVAAATNPVMLQHIAEFYTQAGRHADADRVYKAALAITPDDPRLLFNAATAALSLGQIDAAEALLDRAIAINPADGDAWYNRATLRTWTHENNHIAALEGWLKTGPVKSLRAVPIHYALAKQYEDTGDHAAAFRHLQAGGDLRAAHMRYSVQADTDAMALIAGTFDADFAAGVPAMSDEPGPVFVLGLPRTGTTLVERMLAAHDEVESLGEINDFAYALMAEAGPAKGKADLIARTRDMDHASLGARYLRTSAGRGAGKAYRIDKTPSNFLYLGLIAKALPTARIIHLRRHPMDSCFAIYKTLFRMGYPWSYRLADIAEYYVAYSRLMDHWRAVLPGRFLDVDYEALVADPEGESRRLSAHLGLDWSPAVLDFHRSDAPSTTASAVQVRRPVYKSSVGKWQHYARELAPLAERLQAAGIDIGVGAVA, translated from the coding sequence ATGCATCCTGCCCTCAAACCCATCGACGACATGCTTCGCCGCCGCGATATCGCGGGGGCAGCAGCCGGGCTTGAGGCTTTCATGGCCCGCTCGCCCGATGTCGCCGAAGCGCACTTGATGGCAGGGCGACTTGCGCAGATGCAGGCCGATTTCACCCGCATGCGGGATGCGGCGGGGCAGGCCGAACGGCTTGCCCCCGGCCACCCTGTCGCCAGCCTGATGGGGATCGAGGCGCGCATTCATCTGGGCGAGATTGCCGAGGCCGCAGAGCGGCTGGCGCAGATGGAAGTGGCGGCAGCCACCAACCCTGTGATGCTGCAGCATATTGCCGAGTTTTACACGCAGGCCGGGCGGCACGCAGACGCGGACCGCGTTTACAAGGCCGCTCTTGCGATCACGCCCGATGACCCGCGCCTTCTGTTCAACGCCGCGACGGCAGCCTTGTCGCTCGGTCAGATTGACGCGGCAGAAGCGCTGCTGGACCGCGCAATTGCGATCAACCCCGCCGACGGCGACGCCTGGTACAATCGCGCCACGCTCCGCACCTGGACGCACGAGAATAATCATATCGCCGCCCTTGAGGGCTGGCTCAAAACCGGCCCTGTAAAATCGCTTCGGGCCGTGCCCATCCATTATGCCCTCGCCAAGCAATATGAAGATACCGGCGACCATGCCGCCGCCTTCCGGCATCTGCAGGCGGGTGGTGACCTGCGGGCGGCCCATATGCGCTATTCAGTGCAGGCGGATACGGATGCGATGGCACTGATCGCCGGCACCTTTGACGCCGATTTTGCGGCAGGTGTTCCGGCCATGAGTGATGAACCCGGCCCGGTTTTCGTCCTCGGCCTGCCGCGCACGGGCACCACGCTGGTGGAGCGGATGCTGGCGGCGCATGACGAGGTCGAAAGCCTCGGCGAGATCAATGATTTTGCCTATGCCCTGATGGCGGAGGCCGGTCCCGCCAAGGGCAAGGCGGACCTTATCGCCCGTACGCGCGACATGGATCATGCTTCACTCGGCGCCCGGTATTTGCGCACCAGTGCGGGCAGGGGCGCGGGCAAGGCCTACCGGATCGACAAGACGCCGTCGAATTTCCTGTATCTCGGCCTCATCGCCAAGGCGCTGCCGACCGCGCGGATCATCCATCTGCGCCGCCATCCGATGGACAGCTGTTTCGCGATTTATAAAACGCTCTTCCGCATGGGATATCCGTGGAGCTACCGGCTCGCCGATATTGCCGAATATTATGTGGCATACAGCCGCCTGATGGATCACTGGCGGGCGGTGCTGCCGGGCCGGTTCCTTGATGTGGACTATGAAGCCCTTGTCGCCGACCCGGAAGGCGAAAGCCGCCGCCTCAGCGCCCATCTTGGGCTTGATTGGTCGCCTGCGGTTCTCGATTTCCACCGGAGCGACGCGCCGTCGACAACGGCCAGTGCCGTGCAGGTGCGTCGCCCGGTTTACAAAAGCTCGGTCGGCAAGTGGCAGCATTATGCGCGCGAACTGGCGCCCTTGGCTGAGCGGCTGCAGGCGGCGGGTATCGATATCGGCGTAGGGGCCGTGGCATGA
- a CDS encoding MFS transporter, whose protein sequence is MSDGVTLTAQPSLFAGPRANPDGFWAAIMLAFLTTAGLFYVNIMPAIVSGLVDGMGASPDRAGYVGAANMYGSAVGALAAVFAASRLPWRKAAFVALVLLVGIDGISALQTSVTPLIAIRACHGLVGGFLIGVGFTVIARTASPDRSFGMLLVVQYGLGGLGLRFLPGLVQTGGTAVLFEALTAFSLVTLVMLPFLAPYPPRPKAIEGEAAAPGVPKLPAFLALLAVFLFQGGNMAVMAYVIELGRAKGLELGWISNALSEANWIAILGAVAVYAVGARFGRMKPLMIGLAVTLVGMGLFYRSDVAAFFYAANVVTGLTWAFLIPYLLGQCAAFDTHGQMAALSGFFSKMGLASGPMIAALVVGGSAHYEPILHLAIVALVLCAVAAFLPARLLDRAAASRQGTES, encoded by the coding sequence ATGAGTGACGGTGTAACCCTGACGGCGCAGCCTTCGCTGTTCGCCGGGCCGCGCGCCAACCCGGATGGCTTCTGGGCAGCGATCATGCTGGCGTTTCTCACCACCGCCGGGCTTTTCTATGTGAACATCATGCCCGCCATCGTCTCCGGCCTTGTGGACGGGATGGGGGCATCGCCCGACCGCGCCGGCTATGTCGGGGCGGCCAATATGTATGGCTCTGCCGTTGGCGCGCTTGCCGCCGTTTTCGCGGCCTCCCGCTTGCCGTGGCGCAAGGCGGCCTTTGTGGCGCTCGTGCTGCTTGTCGGGATCGACGGGATATCGGCCCTGCAAACCAGCGTGACGCCCCTGATCGCCATCCGGGCGTGCCACGGCCTTGTCGGCGGCTTCCTGATCGGTGTCGGCTTCACGGTGATCGCCCGCACGGCTTCGCCCGACCGCAGCTTCGGCATGCTGCTTGTTGTGCAATATGGGCTCGGGGGGCTTGGCTTGCGCTTCCTGCCGGGACTCGTGCAAACCGGCGGTACGGCGGTGCTTTTCGAAGCATTGACGGCGTTCAGCCTTGTCACCTTGGTCATGCTGCCCTTCCTCGCGCCCTATCCGCCGCGCCCGAAAGCGATTGAAGGCGAGGCCGCCGCACCCGGTGTGCCGAAGTTGCCGGCGTTCCTCGCCCTTCTTGCTGTCTTCCTCTTTCAGGGCGGCAATATGGCGGTGATGGCCTATGTGATCGAGCTTGGCCGTGCCAAGGGGTTGGAGCTCGGCTGGATCAGCAACGCGCTTTCCGAGGCCAACTGGATCGCTATCCTTGGGGCTGTCGCCGTCTATGCGGTCGGCGCGCGGTTCGGCCGCATGAAGCCATTGATGATCGGCCTTGCCGTCACGCTTGTCGGCATGGGGCTTTTCTACCGGTCGGATGTCGCCGCCTTCTTCTATGCAGCGAATGTGGTGACGGGCCTGACCTGGGCCTTCCTGATCCCCTATCTCCTTGGCCAGTGCGCGGCTTTTGATACGCACGGCCAGATGGCCGCGCTTTCCGGTTTCTTCTCCAAGATGGGGCTGGCATCCGGCCCCATGATCGCGGCGCTCGTCGTGGGCGGCAGCGCGCACTATGAACCCATCCTCCATCTTGCCATCGTCGCCCTTGTGCTGTGCGCGGTGGCGGCCTTCCTGCCTGCCCGGTTGCTCGACCGCGCGGCGGCCTCCAGACAGGGAACTGAATCATGA
- a CDS encoding glycoside hydrolase family 16 protein → MNRTALCLATLLASSPVMADDSWQLVWADEFDGAALNTGDWRIIEGNGCPQNCYFGNNELQTYTKASENLRIENGVLVIEAKGAGKDFTSAKITTQNREGWTYGRFTMRAKLPKGRGTWPAFWMMPDKASYGPWPKSGEIDLMEHVGYDEGRVHGTIHTEAYNHRIGTQKGGNMVVEYATEDFHEYSAEWTETDIRWYIDGREYYSVTKADSDGHPEWPLDHPFHLILNLAVGGDWGGSQGVDDTAFPVRYEIDWVRVWQKKD, encoded by the coding sequence ATGAACCGCACCGCACTTTGCCTTGCCACCCTCCTCGCCTCCTCACCTGTCATGGCTGACGACAGCTGGCAGCTTGTCTGGGCGGACGAGTTTGACGGTGCGGCACTGAATACGGGCGACTGGCGCATCATCGAAGGCAATGGCTGCCCCCAGAATTGCTATTTCGGCAATAACGAACTGCAAACCTACACCAAAGCGTCTGAGAACCTGCGTATCGAAAACGGTGTGCTGGTCATCGAAGCGAAGGGTGCAGGCAAGGATTTCACCTCTGCCAAGATCACCACGCAGAACCGCGAAGGCTGGACCTACGGCCGCTTCACCATGCGCGCCAAACTGCCGAAGGGGCGCGGCACCTGGCCGGCCTTCTGGATGATGCCGGACAAGGCGTCTTACGGCCCGTGGCCCAAGTCCGGCGAGATCGACCTGATGGAGCATGTGGGATACGACGAAGGCCGGGTGCATGGCACCATCCATACCGAAGCCTATAACCACCGGATCGGCACCCAGAAGGGCGGCAATATGGTGGTGGAATATGCGACCGAAGACTTCCACGAATATTCGGCGGAATGGACCGAAACCGACATCCGCTGGTATATCGACGGCCGCGAATATTACAGCGTGACCAAAGCCGACAGCGACGGTCACCCCGAATGGCCGCTCGACCACCCCTTCCACCTGATCCTCAATCTCGCCGTCGGCGGTGACTGGGGCGGATCACAAGGTGTGGACGATACGGCGTTCCCGGTTCGTTACGAGATCGACTGGGTACGTGTCTGGCAGAAGAAAGACTGA
- a CDS encoding cupin-like domain-containing protein: MRAAPKAIREITGVRSDALPLDILTGNEPIVFKGLVANWPLVKAGRASVAAARDYLKSFHNGASVAVTLAAPEEGGRVFYNDDLSGPNFEQHMARLDIVLDKMVADMGNAQAPLAYVGSTTIDACLPGMRGENDIDLGARDALASIWIGGKSRIPAHYDLPDNVACVAVGRRRFTLFPPEQLPNLYVGPLDVTPAGQSVSVVDITNPDLERFPRFAEAWGAAQVAEMEPGDALFIPSMWWHHVESLDGFNVLINYWWRQSPAHMGPPVNVLFHALMAIRDLPPAQKAVWKGIFDHYVFDQPEGSLDHIPEGSRGVLGAMDERNAQRIRAFLQKRLSR, from the coding sequence ATGCGTGCCGCACCGAAAGCGATCAGGGAAATCACGGGCGTCCGGTCGGATGCCTTGCCGCTGGATATCCTGACCGGCAATGAACCCATCGTGTTCAAGGGGCTGGTTGCCAATTGGCCGCTCGTGAAGGCGGGCCGCGCCTCGGTGGCGGCGGCGCGGGACTATCTGAAAAGCTTCCACAACGGCGCCTCCGTTGCGGTCACGCTGGCGGCACCCGAGGAAGGCGGTCGGGTTTTCTATAACGACGACCTTTCCGGCCCGAATTTCGAGCAGCATATGGCGCGGCTCGATATCGTGCTCGACAAGATGGTCGCCGATATGGGCAACGCGCAAGCGCCGCTTGCCTATGTGGGCTCCACGACGATTGATGCCTGCCTGCCGGGCATGAGGGGTGAAAACGATATCGACCTCGGCGCCCGCGATGCGCTTGCCAGCATCTGGATCGGCGGCAAGTCGCGCATCCCGGCGCACTATGACCTGCCGGACAATGTGGCCTGCGTGGCCGTGGGCCGCCGCCGTTTCACGCTTTTCCCGCCCGAGCAGTTGCCGAACCTTTATGTCGGCCCGCTGGATGTCACTCCTGCGGGGCAGTCGGTAAGCGTGGTGGATATCACGAACCCCGACCTTGAGCGTTTCCCGCGCTTTGCAGAAGCCTGGGGTGCGGCGCAGGTGGCGGAGATGGAGCCGGGTGACGCGCTCTTCATCCCGTCCATGTGGTGGCATCATGTGGAAAGCCTTGATGGCTTCAACGTGCTTATCAATTACTGGTGGCGCCAGTCGCCCGCGCACATGGGGCCGCCGGTGAACGTGCTTTTCCACGCACTGATGGCGATCCGCGACCTGCCGCCGGCGCAGAAGGCGGTGTGGAAGGGCATCTTTGACCATTATGTTTTCGATCAGCCGGAAGGCAGCCTAGACCATATCCCGGAGGGGAGCCGGGGGGTGCTTGGGGCCATGGATGAAAGGAATGCGCAGCGTATCCGCGCTTTCCTCCAGAAGCGGCTGAGCCGGTAA
- a CDS encoding carbon-nitrogen hydrolase family protein yields MSHFAIAGLQLDLPIAGNLDLVLKKIRVTALRYPWVQMVVLSELAICGPVTGTATALPSPTEDTLASLAKELGLWIVSGSLYEMHEGKVYNTASVINPDGEVVTRYRKMYPFYPYEAGVAEGQEICVFDVPGVGRFGLSICYDMWFPETTRAMVTQGAEVILHPTLTSTADRDVEHAMARAAAAQNQCYVIDINGAGEQAYGCSMIIGPEGDVIHAARRAEEIIAVEIDLGRVRRTRERGLMGLGQPLKSFRDAGHRFPQEGMANRTAYLDSLGPLEMPKRGG; encoded by the coding sequence ATGAGCCATTTCGCCATCGCAGGCTTGCAGCTCGATCTGCCGATTGCCGGCAACCTCGATCTTGTGCTGAAAAAAATACGGGTTACTGCGCTGCGCTATCCCTGGGTGCAGATGGTGGTGCTGTCCGAGCTCGCGATTTGCGGGCCTGTCACCGGCACCGCGACTGCATTGCCGTCACCCACCGAAGACACGCTGGCCTCTCTCGCGAAAGAGCTTGGCCTCTGGATCGTCAGCGGGTCGCTTTATGAAATGCACGAGGGCAAGGTCTATAACACTGCAAGCGTGATCAATCCGGACGGCGAAGTCGTCACCCGGTATCGCAAGATGTACCCCTTCTATCCCTATGAGGCCGGTGTTGCTGAAGGGCAGGAGATTTGCGTCTTCGACGTGCCGGGGGTAGGGCGCTTCGGCCTCTCGATCTGTTATGACATGTGGTTCCCCGAAACGACACGGGCGATGGTCACCCAGGGCGCCGAGGTGATCCTGCACCCGACGCTGACAAGCACGGCAGACCGCGATGTGGAGCACGCCATGGCGCGCGCCGCTGCCGCACAAAACCAGTGCTATGTGATCGACATCAACGGGGCGGGCGAGCAGGCCTACGGCTGTTCGATGATCATCGGGCCTGAGGGTGATGTGATCCACGCCGCCCGCCGGGCTGAGGAAATCATCGCGGTGGAGATTGATCTCGGCCGGGTGCGGCGCACGCGGGAACGCGGCCTGATGGGGCTTGGCCAGCCGCTCAAGAGCTTCCGGGATGCCGGGCACCGCTTCCCGCAGGAGGGGATGGCCAACCGGACAGCCTATCTGGATAGCCTTGGGCCGCTGGAGATGCCGAAACGGGGTGGTTGA
- a CDS encoding TonB-dependent receptor, protein MKSKAMRLGSVASTMSLILAAVSAGSAVAQDAGAGETEFEEITVTGIRGSLQRAMDIKRSNAGVVDAISAEDMGKFPDTNLAESLQRITGVSIDRVNGEGSKVTVRGFGPDFNLVTLNGRQMPVSTLEETTASSSRSFDFANLASEGIAGVEVFKTGRASIPTGGIGSTINIKTTRPLDAPGMKASIGAKALADTSEIDGTSYNPEFSGIYSNTFAEDKFGVAVSGSYQKRESGYAQASTPSGWRGAYLGSENNWGTLPQIPDGGTEEDINVINRPGPNDVYGVQQSLGYVFTSIDRERINGQATMQFRPVDTFTATVDYTYSKHKVKTNRNDVSVWFNFGDTSSEWTDGPVAGPVRYSEYFAGSKDVSMGGGKFEVNTEMNSIGLNLDWQATDRLHLELDVHDSSSLSDSGSPYGTSAVVSTAAFLSDFTQSIDYSRDFPVLSLDGVSGVSPAGLLTTGSSFRNSLMRTDIKQAQFNGSYDFDTDFIKSVDFGASYTENKVRSAFSNAQRDTWGGVGTAADIPDDIFVLQTISDKFSQVEGHDDPALFNEFYSFDFDRMVGLIDSLYDACGGDGVCIADDFTTDRRTEEKSWAGYVQVNSEFDIVDRPARLVAGMRYEKTDVDSRALVPIAVGTQWVANNEFGVIFSDDQDFTELTGSYEHWLPSIDFDVEFYDNMVFRASYSETFTRPGYNHIQGGQTVNQIFRVDGGDGSQGDPGLLPFSSKNIDLSTEWYYDDASYFSVGFFHKKVSNFIASSEIQATPFDLVTPYGGKRYNDAVAALGGSTDLTAIRNWIFANADPSTVEILGTDSSGNTIGNIFGVPGEDPTLTFDITVPINERSAKLHGWEFALQHTFGDTGFGAILNYTIVRGDVDFDITQPASVAQFALVGLSDSANIIGFYDKNGLQVRVAYNWRDKFLNSTSSAAGPNNPLFTEAYGQFDVSMSYDVTEALTVFAEAINLTNSYNRVHGRHVNEVNYLTQTGPRYAIGARYKF, encoded by the coding sequence GTGAAATCGAAAGCAATGAGACTCGGCTCGGTCGCGAGCACGATGTCGCTTATCCTTGCGGCCGTTTCGGCCGGTTCGGCCGTGGCACAAGATGCAGGGGCCGGCGAGACTGAATTTGAAGAAATCACCGTCACTGGTATCCGCGGCAGCCTTCAGCGTGCCATGGATATCAAGCGGAGCAACGCAGGTGTCGTCGATGCCATTTCGGCTGAAGACATGGGCAAGTTCCCTGATACCAACCTGGCTGAATCGCTGCAGCGTATTACCGGCGTGTCAATCGACCGTGTGAACGGCGAAGGCTCGAAGGTAACGGTTCGCGGTTTCGGCCCGGATTTTAACCTTGTCACCCTGAACGGTCGCCAGATGCCGGTTTCGACGCTCGAAGAAACAACGGCTTCGTCGTCGCGTTCGTTCGACTTCGCGAACCTTGCTTCTGAAGGCATCGCAGGCGTTGAAGTATTTAAAACCGGCCGCGCCTCGATCCCCACGGGCGGTATCGGTTCGACGATCAATATCAAGACGACCCGTCCGCTTGACGCACCCGGCATGAAGGCCTCGATTGGTGCAAAGGCGCTGGCCGACACGTCGGAAATTGACGGTACGTCCTACAATCCGGAATTCTCGGGCATCTACAGCAACACATTCGCTGAAGACAAGTTTGGCGTCGCCGTTTCGGGTAGCTATCAGAAGCGCGAAAGCGGTTATGCCCAGGCAAGCACGCCGAGTGGCTGGCGCGGTGCCTATCTCGGTTCCGAGAACAACTGGGGCACACTGCCGCAGATTCCGGATGGAGGCACTGAAGAAGACATCAATGTCATCAACCGTCCGGGCCCGAACGATGTTTATGGCGTCCAGCAGAGCCTTGGCTATGTGTTCACGTCGATCGATCGTGAGCGCATCAACGGCCAGGCCACCATGCAGTTCCGCCCGGTGGATACCTTCACCGCAACGGTTGACTACACCTATTCGAAGCACAAGGTGAAAACCAACCGTAACGACGTTTCGGTCTGGTTCAACTTTGGCGATACATCGAGCGAATGGACCGATGGTCCGGTCGCAGGCCCGGTTCGCTACTCCGAATATTTCGCTGGCTCCAAAGACGTTTCGATGGGCGGCGGCAAGTTCGAAGTGAACACCGAGATGAACTCGATCGGCCTCAATCTCGATTGGCAGGCAACCGACCGCCTGCACCTCGAGCTTGATGTGCACGATTCGAGCTCGCTGTCGGACTCCGGTAGCCCCTATGGCACCAGCGCCGTAGTTAGTACTGCGGCCTTCCTCAGCGACTTCACCCAGTCGATCGACTACAGCCGCGACTTCCCGGTCCTGTCACTGGACGGCGTCTCGGGTGTAAGCCCTGCTGGACTGCTGACGACGGGTTCGAGCTTCCGCAACAGCCTGATGCGGACGGATATCAAACAGGCCCAGTTCAACGGCAGCTATGATTTCGATACCGATTTCATCAAGAGCGTCGATTTCGGCGCAAGCTACACCGAGAACAAGGTCCGTTCGGCCTTCTCGAATGCCCAGCGCGACACTTGGGGTGGCGTGGGTACGGCTGCGGATATCCCGGACGATATCTTCGTGCTGCAAACCATCTCTGACAAGTTTAGCCAGGTGGAAGGCCATGATGATCCGGCCCTCTTCAACGAGTTCTATTCGTTCGACTTCGACCGTATGGTTGGCCTGATTGACAGTCTCTATGATGCTTGCGGCGGCGACGGCGTCTGTATCGCAGACGACTTCACCACCGACCGCCGGACCGAGGAAAAGAGCTGGGCAGGTTATGTTCAGGTCAATTCCGAGTTCGATATCGTTGATCGTCCGGCTCGCCTTGTTGCCGGCATGCGCTACGAGAAAACCGACGTAGACAGCCGCGCACTCGTGCCGATTGCTGTGGGCACCCAGTGGGTGGCCAACAACGAGTTTGGCGTGATCTTCTCGGATGATCAGGATTTCACCGAACTCACCGGTTCGTATGAACACTGGCTGCCGTCGATCGACTTCGATGTCGAATTCTACGACAATATGGTGTTCCGTGCGTCCTACAGCGAGACCTTCACGCGCCCCGGCTACAACCATATCCAGGGTGGCCAGACGGTGAACCAGATCTTCCGTGTTGACGGTGGTGACGGCAGCCAGGGTGATCCGGGTCTTCTGCCCTTCTCGTCGAAGAATATCGATCTGTCGACCGAATGGTACTATGACGACGCGAGCTACTTCTCGGTTGGCTTCTTCCACAAGAAAGTCAGCAACTTCATCGCTTCGTCTGAAATTCAGGCTACGCCGTTCGATCTCGTCACGCCTTATGGCGGCAAGCGCTACAACGACGCCGTTGCAGCCCTTGGCGGCTCGACCGACCTGACTGCAATCCGCAACTGGATTTTCGCCAATGCTGATCCGAGCACGGTTGAAATCCTCGGGACGGACTCGTCGGGCAATACCATCGGCAATATCTTTGGTGTACCGGGTGAAGACCCGACCCTCACCTTCGATATCACTGTGCCGATCAACGAACGCAGCGCCAAGCTGCATGGTTGGGAATTCGCCCTGCAGCATACGTTCGGCGATACTGGCTTCGGCGCGATCCTGAACTATACCATCGTCCGCGGCGATGTTGATTTCGACATCACCCAACCCGCGAGCGTGGCGCAGTTCGCCCTTGTCGGTCTGTCCGATAGTGCCAACATCATCGGCTTCTACGACAAGAACGGTCTGCAGGTTCGTGTTGCCTATAACTGGCGCGACAAGTTCCTGAACTCGACGAGTTCGGCCGCCGGCCCGAACAACCCGCTCTTCACCGAGGCTTACGGGCAGTTCGACGTCAGCATGAGCTACGATGTCACCGAAGCTCTCACGGTCTTTGCCGAAGCTATCAACCTGACCAACAGCTACAACCGTGTGCATGGCCGCCATGTCAACGAGGTCAACTATCTGACCCAGACCGGCCCGCGCTACGCGATTGGTGCTCGCTACAAGTTCTGA
- a CDS encoding tryptophan halogenase family protein, with protein MEQAEGKVRRVVIAGGGTAGWMAAAIMSKVLGKALEIRLIESEEIGTVGVGEATIPTLLTYNRLARIDEREFMAATKGTFKLGIEFVNWRQKNHSYIHSFGITGKDHWTAGFQHFWRRGLQEGQASDFGDYCLELKAALENKFAHLPDLGLNYAYHLDSSLYAKFLRKMAEEYGVERIEGKIVSVQQDGETGFVSSVTMMSGQVVEGDLFIDCSGFRGLLIEQTLHTGYDDWTHWLPCDSAVAVQTEAVEDPIPYTRSTAHDSGWQWRIPLQHRVGNGLVFCSRYQSDDDAIRLLMDNVQGKALVEPRVLKFRTGTRRKHWNRNVVALGLASGFIEPLESTSIHLIQRGILRLMQMFPNQGIRQEDVDEFNKQTREETEGIRDFIILHYHVTDRRDTPFWRQCASMDIPETLAHRIRLFRETGRVFRKADELFAENSWIQVMLGQGILPERYHPVVDVMEKKELGEFLDMVKMNVAKTVASLPSHQQYIRQYCPSKMD; from the coding sequence GTGGAACAGGCAGAAGGAAAAGTCCGGCGCGTTGTCATTGCCGGGGGCGGCACCGCCGGCTGGATGGCGGCGGCCATCATGTCCAAGGTGCTGGGCAAGGCGCTTGAAATCCGCCTGATCGAATCCGAGGAAATCGGCACAGTCGGCGTGGGCGAGGCGACGATCCCGACGCTTCTGACCTATAACCGACTTGCGCGGATTGACGAGCGCGAGTTCATGGCGGCCACCAAGGGCACCTTCAAACTTGGCATCGAGTTCGTGAACTGGCGCCAAAAGAACCACAGCTATATCCACTCTTTCGGCATCACCGGCAAGGATCACTGGACAGCCGGTTTCCAGCATTTCTGGCGGCGCGGCCTGCAGGAGGGGCAGGCGTCCGACTTCGGGGACTATTGCCTTGAGCTGAAAGCGGCCCTTGAAAACAAGTTCGCGCACCTGCCGGACCTCGGCCTGAACTATGCCTATCACCTTGATTCCAGCCTTTACGCCAAGTTCCTGCGCAAGATGGCGGAAGAATACGGCGTGGAGCGGATCGAGGGCAAGATTGTCTCGGTGCAGCAGGACGGTGAGACCGGCTTTGTGTCGTCTGTCACCATGATGTCGGGGCAGGTGGTGGAAGGTGATCTTTTCATCGATTGCTCGGGCTTCCGGGGCCTCCTCATCGAGCAGACCCTGCACACCGGCTATGACGACTGGACCCACTGGCTGCCGTGCGATAGCGCCGTGGCGGTGCAGACCGAAGCGGTCGAGGACCCGATCCCCTATACCCGTTCAACGGCCCACGATTCCGGCTGGCAGTGGCGTATCCCGCTGCAGCACCGGGTGGGTAACGGGCTCGTCTTCTGCAGCCGGTACCAAAGCGATGACGACGCCATCCGCCTGCTGATGGACAATGTGCAGGGCAAGGCCTTGGTCGAGCCGCGCGTGCTGAAGTTTCGCACCGGCACGCGGCGCAAGCACTGGAACCGCAACGTGGTGGCGCTGGGCCTCGCCAGCGGCTTTATCGAACCCCTGGAATCGACCAGCATCCATCTTATCCAGCGTGGCATCCTGCGCCTGATGCAGATGTTCCCCAATCAGGGTATCCGGCAGGAAGATGTGGACGAGTTCAACAAGCAGACCCGCGAGGAAACCGAAGGCATCCGCGACTTCATCATCCTGCACTATCATGTGACCGACCGGCGCGACACGCCCTTCTGGCGCCAGTGTGCCTCGATGGATATCCCGGAAACGCTGGCGCATCGCATCCGCCTGTTCCGCGAAACCGGACGGGTTTTCCGGAAGGCGGACGAGTTGTTTGCCGAAAACAGCTGGATCCAGGTGATGCTGGGGCAGGGTATCCTGCCCGAACGCTATCACCCGGTGGTCGACGTGATGGAGAAGAAGGAACTCGGCGAGTTCCTTGATATGGTGAAGATGAATGTGGCGAAGACGGTGGCAAGCCTGCCGAGCCACCAGCAATATATCCGCCAATATTGCCCCTCGAAAATGGACTGA
- a CDS encoding SapC family protein, translated as MTRHALLNNGDHQNLRINNRRAADLGDGVMYVPTFPFEFRAVQAHYPILFHQDASTGRYHALAMFGFERGENLFLTDAGWDAHYVPLAIQRQPFLIGQDGRGGQVVHIDLDSPRVSGTEGEPLFQANGASTPYLEHVAAVLDAMHRGGEEAAAFTETLATLGLLESLALDVELADGSKNRLMGFHVINEEKLMALDGATLVDLNARGYLAAIYMVLASLSHIRDLIVRKNARLGGQ; from the coding sequence ATGACCCGCCACGCGCTTCTCAATAACGGGGATCACCAGAACCTCCGTATCAACAACCGCCGCGCCGCTGACCTTGGCGACGGTGTGATGTATGTGCCCACTTTCCCGTTCGAATTTCGCGCCGTTCAGGCGCACTATCCGATCCTGTTTCATCAGGATGCGTCCACCGGTCGCTACCATGCGCTTGCCATGTTCGGGTTCGAGCGCGGCGAAAACCTGTTCCTGACAGACGCCGGCTGGGATGCCCATTATGTGCCGCTCGCCATCCAGCGCCAGCCCTTCCTGATCGGGCAGGACGGCCGGGGTGGTCAGGTTGTTCATATCGACCTTGATAGCCCGCGGGTGAGTGGAACGGAGGGTGAGCCGCTCTTTCAGGCGAACGGCGCCAGTACGCCGTATCTGGAGCATGTCGCCGCCGTCCTTGATGCCATGCACAGGGGGGGCGAGGAAGCTGCGGCCTTCACGGAAACGCTGGCTACACTTGGCCTTCTGGAAAGCCTCGCGCTCGATGTCGAACTCGCCGACGGCAGCAAGAACCGCCTGATGGGCTTTCATGTGATCAATGAAGAAAAGCTGATGGCGCTTGATGGCGCCACGCTTGTCGATCTCAATGCCCGTGGCTATCTCGCGGCAATCTATATGGTGCTCGCCTCACTTTCGCACATCCGTGATCTGATCGTGCGCAAGAATGCACGGCTCGGAGGCCAGTGA